From a single bacterium genomic region:
- a CDS encoding DegT/DnrJ/EryC1/StrS family aminotransferase, which yields MNEKILLSSPHMSDEGYEQQYVKEAFDTNWIAPLGPNVTAFENEIAAKVGIGHAAALVSGTAAIQMALKAAGVKQGDIVLCQSLTFSATANPIIYENAIPVFIDSDYETWNMSPKYLEEALIKYPNAKAVIVVHLYGLSADMDKIVDLCKKYKVTLIEDAAESLGTTYKGKYTGTFGDFGIFSFNGNKIITTSGGGMLVSNNAERIQKVRFWSTQARDQARHYQHSELGFNYRMSNVVAGVGRGQLKVLDQRIEKKRQIYHYYKESLKDIQDIEFMPLNEWNYSNCWLTSITLKGKISPIDLILTLEKENIESRPLWKPMHLQPFFEKYDFIGNRVSDDLFARGLCLPSDSKMSIEQQNRVIKAIRGLFVHA from the coding sequence ATGAACGAAAAAATTCTATTATCATCACCACATATGAGTGATGAAGGTTATGAACAACAATATGTAAAAGAAGCATTTGATACGAATTGGATCGCACCACTAGGACCTAATGTCACTGCATTTGAAAATGAGATAGCTGCAAAAGTAGGTATTGGTCACGCTGCTGCATTGGTTTCTGGCACGGCAGCTATTCAAATGGCTCTGAAAGCGGCTGGAGTTAAACAAGGTGACATTGTTTTATGTCAGTCCTTAACATTCTCTGCTACTGCTAATCCTATTATTTATGAAAATGCGATTCCGGTTTTTATTGATAGTGACTATGAAACATGGAATATGAGTCCTAAATATCTTGAAGAAGCATTAATTAAATATCCTAATGCAAAAGCGGTTATCGTTGTTCACCTCTACGGATTATCTGCAGATATGGATAAAATTGTAGATTTGTGTAAAAAATATAAAGTCACATTGATAGAAGATGCTGCTGAATCACTAGGAACTACATATAAAGGTAAATATACTGGTACCTTTGGTGATTTTGGGATTTTTAGTTTCAATGGTAACAAGATTATTACAACCTCTGGTGGTGGAATGCTTGTATCAAATAATGCTGAAAGAATTCAAAAGGTACGTTTTTGGTCAACACAAGCTAGAGATCAAGCAAGACATTATCAACATTCTGAATTAGGTTTTAATTATAGGATGAGCAATGTGGTTGCAGGTGTCGGTCGCGGACAATTAAAAGTATTAGATCAAAGGATCGAGAAGAAAAGACAAATATATCATTACTATAAAGAATCCTTAAAAGACATTCAAGACATAGAGTTCATGCCATTGAATGAATGGAATTATTCCAACTGTTGGTTAACAAGTATTACTTTAAAAGGAAAGATAAGTCCAATTGATTTAATCCTAACACTCGAAAAAGAAAATATCGAATCTAGACCACTATGGAAACCCATGCATTTACAACCATTCTTTGAGAAGTACGACTTTATTGGAAATAGAGTGTCAGATGATTTGTTTGCACGGGGTCTATGTCTACCAAGTGATTCTAAGATGTCTATAGAACAGCAGAATAGAGTAATTAAAGCAATAAGAGGTTTATTCGTTCATGCATAA